TGGCAGAACTGTTCCAAAGTCCTGGAGttcctttaaagagaacttcGTCCCATGGGCGGCTGACTCTACCCAGTTCTTTTCCCAAgatttgaacagtttattggtgacagatgggaacttctcaccaactggtactttccaggcgggaaggttcctagcaagaacctgggtgcccagagcactacctcccaggtcctggtagatattagaaaggaagcccTTCGCCTGATCCTGGGTAAAAATCATGGTTTCCTCCGGTACCATAGCCAGAGTCTTAGGTGTTTGGCATCGAAAGCTAAAACTTACCACCTTTGAAGCggacaaaaggttttgcaaactctAACCTGGCTAGAGGGGGGTGCATACATCACTATCATAGAAGATGCCATCCACCGCTCTAGCTAGCCGTGATGCCACCACCCAGGGATTATACTGCTCTGGCTCGTCCTCCACCAATCTCAAATCTAGGAAATCATCTATATTAATGGGTGGATCTGACACTTGTGCTTGCTCTGGAGTCTGTCCCAAGCCCCTGTatccaaagattttgcaagttgtagtTCTATCAACTTGTCCGGCTTTGATTCCATTGCAGACATCCTAGCTTCTTGTACCGCAAACTTTCTCTTAGTAGAGGCAGTTGTGCGGACTGAAACATTATCCTCATCGATTTCCATAGGAGCCGATTTACTAGGGATGCTGCCAGGAATCGGTTGATCTACTGGGGGTCGAGGCTCAGCATCAGATAGATCCCCCTCATCATCCAGATTTTCAGATGCTCTCAAATTGATTCCATTCCCTGGTATGAAGGGGGGCACCACAGTGGATGATGCATTAGGATCCACCACGACATCATCAGGCGAGTTCTCATAACCCCTGACCGACTGAATTCTGGCCGTggggaagagaaaatctcttacacctttgtcTGGCAAATAGCCAAGAGGACCTTTTGGGCCGATTTTGGAGAATCCTCTTACCCATGCtcttaaatgttgtatattaatatttgccataGAGCCAGAAACAGTGTGATTGCCCATGAGAGCCCATGACAGCCATTCAGTACATATGTCACACCCTTCCGGACTCCAGTATGGATGGTCCTGCACTTGCACACTGCAGGAGCACACCTCAACAAAACTCATGCTGAGTCTTGATGGAGTCTATCCATTTCTTACAGGCAGCATCAGCGCACTTATTtggcaaagcctataaaagaaaatactatgaaacacccctaaaatgtttaaggaactatgttatataagccattacatcatgagaaaaaacgagcatatagtttttatatactcGAATGAGGTGACAATCATTCtaccatctctttttatattcatgaatgagatgacattcattctactatctCGAATGGCTGGTTTCATGCCCCGTCGACATCCCTGTTCGAGGCTCGTCTCCAATGGGCGCTAGGCACAAGGGAAAAAGATGGGGGGTACTCACTGGGGGAGAGCTACAACTGATGGGCAATCTATGATCACGACCAAGGAAGTCCAATAGCATTGGGATTATGTCAGTTCTATGACAGAGCAACAGGTAAATCCATGCCATTCGAATCGACGGTATCATAGACCAAGAATGTGGGCTACCATGTAGGCTTAGCCTAGACTAGGGGATCTAGGTATATCCAATACAGGACATCGATCGCCCCAGACAAATAACTTTGGCAAGAATTGATACTCACGACTTCATTGGTGCATGGCAACAACCCTACAGCTAATTGAACGACATATCTTTATTTGAGTTCATAACTCATTTCTATACTACACTATTCGACATAAAGGAgctactatttcgaatcaattcgacATGAGAAAAACTACCATTTCAAAATAATTCGACTTGAGGTATCTGGTAACTCGAATGGGAGCCAGTGTATCATATGCAATTTTTGTTACGAAACGATTCTGAGTCGAAGGCTTCGACAGAGCTTCGAtggaaccttctagaatgttccagaagccCGAATCATTTTTTCCCCACCGATAATGGGACATAAATTGGAGGTTTTACACAATAAACTCTaacaaaatgtccaaaatatagttaggtcacataaataacactaaaagaattatttttaccgAAAGCAGCTATCATCTGCTTCGGTAAAGCTAAAAGTAGCACAGGTTAGCCTAACTTTAGCGCTAGCGTTCGGGCTATCGGTAATTTCATAACAAgcaggtttatataaactttccaagcatgtttaacagttcacactagggttttttgacatgctgaatctaaaaatcctaCCCTACCCTATGCTTTTCGCTTTAATTAAGGCAGAATCCTAGCCTAAATACGGGTAGCGGCATGACGCCCCCGAGCCATCATTTCggacactaaaaaatatatgaaaatattagttaagcaggACTAAATTTTGTGACTGCGGTAGGGCAGGTGCTTATCTTATTCCCCGCtgactgagatgaagactccaTGCCAAATAAAGTCGAAATCCTTCAAATTACGACGGAAAAGATTTGACCACACACACCAAAAGCTGCTAGCAGAAAAACATTAGGTTGGCAACATGCGCATGCTCAGTAGATGCGTAGTCAGCGTTTTGACCtgattcattcgaactagccacggaagcgcaaatggaaaggtgtaaccagtggagatgtttagccatgaattgattcctCAATCACGGCGGAtaggggtcaaagtgcagacccccgagacctgatatcctatcacaatagtgacaagcttccgttaaccgaacgaatacgtgccaaccctgtgctataagttctctgataggATTTAGCCGGGCGCcgcctaaggcagacgtaactgcatgaggctcttgtggctccctttgactaaaaaaactaggttatttttaTTGAGCCTAGAACACTGTTTATATGTAAACATTGGCTTAtgtgttctttcttaacctagtatagggtattaccTAACCCAGActattatagatcactcttaaatgtctGGCTATATAAAAccagaaacttactaatatgcAGCCTTATACTGTAGTCaggctactatttttgtctaactTTAAAACACAACTGCCTTCGTAAGTAGCcttaaagctaggctaccatctcatccgGCACAGATTACTCTTTTCATCTAGCCCTAGATTGCATGGTCTGGCTAACGATTTTGTCCAGTAATGGGATGTTTATTAGAAGGTTATCACTTAATATGAGGTACtacctagtcctggattatttggATCACGCTCAAGTGTACAGgctatataaagggaaaaattctgTAGCCCGTTTATcaaatcctagggtccttggtgtaAATTAGGCTGTGGCCTAGGACCATAAAAGGATATGGCTTAAAAGGTTCTTCCTTACTTTAATTTAGGTCgctacctaatccaggttatttaaataACCTTTCGGATATGCAGTCCAAGGTTACAGGCTACAGACAAACCTCCattctagtctaaattattctcactgaatttgttaggctagTATCTCATGTAGGCTACCACCTACGCTATATCAGACATccttatctgaaaggattatctaaattaataataaattgtggaacattttgTGGGACATTTCTAAAGTTAAAACTTCTACACAGAATGACCAATTCttcaaattttgcatttttcacaACTAGCAAACAGATCATGCGCTCACAAAACAAAGGCCGGTTTCTGGCTTTCATACACAAATTGTTGGTTTCAACTGTTCCTCAGTTTAAACTAACAGTTTTGaactggagcttaaaaataagcacttaaacTTTCAATTTGAAAAAATCGAGAATCAAAGCGTTTTTTGTGAAGAACATCTTGTTTGTAAGCAAGATGGCAGACGCAATAGTCACTTCTACTTCTTGCaggttttgacattggaaaactaggttcagcttcgctgaattTAAGAGAAAACGTCCCCTCATCTTCGAGTCCATtgtactctatcacgtgtcatagtgtttttcattacaacacaatactcAGCTACAAGACCgggctaaaagatatttctttgacaCTAGTTGTCACCATGAAGCGCTGGCACACCATggaggggtaactccttgaggacgaaacagtgACTATCCTgtcaaaaatctgcaattttaacTGAACAAAGTCCcttgctacataaaaaaaaaccacagtttCAACTGAAAAAgtgcttttctttaaaaaaaaaaaagaacctacaATTTTAAACGAAAAAAGTCCCTTCCTACATGAAATATATCtgcaattttaacagaaaaaaatttcctaTCTTCATAACAAAAAACTTGCAGTTTTGACAGAAACATTTTAACCTCGATGAATCCACAGGCCTACCCAAAATACCTGTCCGCTCTCCATGACAAGGCTGATGTATTCTTCGTACATGTAGACCCTCCGACTCTTGAAGTTCCTACAGGACTTCTTCGTCTGAAGGCTTCCCTTGCTGCCCGGTAAGGATACTCCGCTCCATggctgaaaaatttattaattaaatattagaattaattattataattaaacattagaaatcctatgtaaagaacaaggAACAAATTAGGATTAAATATCAGAAACTACGTCACATTGAATAAGTATTTTTCGAGCAAATCtctgaatgtttttgttaaaaCTGAAAGTAGCGTTGTAAGTCTTGTAAGTAATGTGGACCTTCAGATGCGACTTCTGTAAGAACAAATTCCGACAATCAGTGCATCTGAAGGGCTTCTCACCCGTGTGAGTCAAGAGATGTCGTTTCAGGCTCTTCCTCCAGGAAAATGTTTCTCCACACTCCTCGCAAGCAAATGGCTTCTCCCCCGTGTGGATGGCCATGTGATCCTGGAGACTCGATTTACGGGataacgacttcccacagtccttgcacacaaagggcctctcccctgtgtggatcACCATGTGGCGCTCGAGGTGcgatttctgggagaacgacttcccacagtcattgcacaaGAAGGGCCTCTCCCCAGTGTGGATCGCCATGTGGGTCTTGAGAAACGActtctgggagaacgacttcccacagtcgtTGCACAAGAagggcctctcccccgtgtggatcgCCATGTGGGTCTTGAGATTTGATTtgtgggagaacgacttcccacagtccttgcaggcGAAGGCCCACTCCCCCGTGTGGATCGCCATGTGATCCTTGAGACTTGATTtatgggagaacgacttcccacagtcctcgCACACAAAGGGTCTCTCTCCCGTGTGGATCACCATGTGGGTCTTGAGATTcgatttctgggagaacgacttcccacagtccttgcacggGAAGGGCTTCTCCCTTGTGTGGATCCTCAAGTGGCGCTCGAGAAACGATTTCCgagagaacgacttcccacagtcactGCACACGAACGGCCTCACCCCCGTGTGGATCGTCATGTGGTCCCTGAGGTTcgatttctgggagaacgacttcccacactCATTGCACAGGAAGGACCTCTCCCCCGTGTGGTTCCTCATGTGTATCTCAAGATATGACTTCCTGGAGAACGACTTGCCACAGTCGTCACAAGCGTACGACCTCCTCTCAGCATGGTTCCAGAAATGTCGTTCCAGGTGGGTCTTCGTGGAAAAGGCTTTCCCACATTCCCGGCAAACGAAGGGCTTCTCCTTACCGACTTCCTTTCTGACGGGTGGCAAATTGTCTTCATCACTGATCGCTGACATAGAATCCTCAGAACAATCTTTCTCAATGCCATCGGACACATAACACACCTCCACTTCCATCTTCATTTCTGTCTTGATTCCCATTAATGGATCCAAAGATAGAGAAGGGCAGCTGGCTGGGGCATCACTGCCCGCTAAACCTATATTTTCGTGCTTGACGAGAGACATCGCTACTGGGTCCTCAGTCTTGCTTTTCAAAGGATATTCCAAGATGCTCATTTTAGCCTTTGGTCCTGTGATAAATAAACACcaacttttttcactttcttctataTTTCCTCCAATTTCTCCTTTCACCGATGCACAAATCTGATATctagaattttatatttcctaaTTTATGAACTCATTCAACACCTCACAGGAACTTCCACTTAAAGTCATTGCTGGACCCCCTCCATTTCCACAGCCTTGATGCCACAAACTGACAACTTCTTGCTCGAGGGCAGAAACTCTGAAATATGAGAAGGTAAAAGATTATTGGAAAACTCTACATAAAACTGAAGCTTTTAATTTGTTGTTCgtaacaaacccatcaatcatattGAGCCCATATCGCAGCCATGATTTCCACAGACACTGATTCCCAAGTCTTCCAGATGAAGAACAGTTGCCCAAACATAAGTGTCTGTAAACCAACAGTTCATTGGAACTACTTCATTCATTCCGTTGTGCGTCTCACAAGACTCTCCATTCTGGAATAATCTTGCTGTCGTGAAACCTGTGTTCCTGAAGTACTCACTGAATTAATGTCATACCTCAGTCTCGTCACCAGTCTCGGACTTGTTGGCATGGCAGAAGCAGGAGTAGGGAGAATGgagtagaatggaatataaaatctaggccaaaggccaagagctgggacctatgaggtcattcagcactgaaaggacaGCTGagaagaatagaaaggtttgaaaggcaaaCAAGAGGAAATCTTGCAGTTGtactgtactatgaaacaattgtcaggagagagttgagtaaagaaagagaatatgaacagaggtaaagtacacggaatgaaaggggctgcagctaggggctgaggggctgctgcaaagaaccgtaagacatgcctatagtgcactgcatgaggtgcactgagggcacttcTTCCCtatggggcgggggtgggggggtggaaTAGTCGAAAGGAAAAATAGTCCTTGGCATCATCCTCTTGGCCTCTTACCTCCTCCTCCAGTCAAGCCAACAAGAACATACAGATTAAAGAGAGCACACAACCGACATCAGCTTACAGAACAAACAGAACGAGGAT
The genomic region above belongs to Macrobrachium rosenbergii isolate ZJJX-2024 unplaced genomic scaffold, ASM4041242v1 282, whole genome shotgun sequence and contains:
- the LOC136838233 gene encoding gastrula zinc finger protein XlCGF57.1-like, giving the protein MSILEYPLKSKTEDPVAMSLVKHENIGLAGSDAPASCPSLSLDPLMGIKTEMKMEVEVCYVSDGIEKDCSEDSMSAISDEDNLPPVRKEVGKEKPFVCRECGKAFSTKTHLERHFWNHAERRSYACDDCGKSFSRKSYLEIHMRNHTGERSFLCNECGKSFSQKSNLRDHMTIHTGVRPFVCSDCGKSFSRKSFLERHLRIHTREKPFPCKDCGKSFSQKSNLKTHMVIHTGERPFVCEDCGKSFSHKSSLKDHMAIHTGEWAFACKDCGKSFSHKSNLKTHMAIHTGERPFLCNDCGKSFSQKSFLKTHMAIHTGERPFLCNDCGKSFSQKSHLERHMVIHTGERPFVCKDCGKSLSRKSSLQDHMAIHTGEKPFACEECGETFSWRKSLKRHLLTHTAMERSILTGQQGKPSDEEVL